In Eriocheir sinensis breed Jianghai 21 chromosome 64, ASM2467909v1, whole genome shotgun sequence, one DNA window encodes the following:
- the LOC126987271 gene encoding uncharacterized protein LOC126987271: MPFPQEDANRMGWKRPRKPNFTEAEVLAMVTAIRERYDHLYGRSARYSTKAAAWSQVTEEVNAVGRAQRDIGEIRTKFKHYKSDVKKKRAKDLQYQKETGGGQSQRLVYSEAEETTLSLLPKTATIGTPGAPCGLPGPCGTRLDQVALTREHNQDVPVAEEEEEEEEVMAVKDEEEVIVKEEEEVMALKEEEVMALKKEEVMAVEEEEEEEEEEWRQAHPRIIEVANGLAEALEDHSYMASQGTPSQPSRPSPSHPYARPASLTPTHQRQPGLHRRSIRGASTSHRTRDLELLNQMFEVHKSLANSVERLNTTLEEGFAQVTQAAGEIATAIRYAADKVS, encoded by the exons ATGCCCTTTCCTCAAGAAGACGCAAACA GAATGGGATGGAAAAGACCGCGGAAACCAAACTTCACAGAGGCTGAGGTGTTGGCCATGGTCACGGCCATCCGGGAAAGATACGATCACCTCTATGGAAGGTCGGCAAGGTATTCCACCAAGGCTGCAGCGTGGAGCCAGGTTACCGAAGAGGTCAACGCCGTGGGAAGAGCTCAGCGCGACATCGGTGAAATTCGCACAAAATTCAAACATTATAAAtcagatgtgaaaaaaaagagagctaAGGACCTTCAGTATCAAAAAGAAACAG gTGGCGGCCAATCACAAAGGCTGGTGTATTCGGAGGCAGAGGAGACCACGCTAAGCCTCCTTCCCAAAACAGCCACCATTGGTACTCCGGGTGCCCCCTGTGGCTTGCCTGGCCCCTGTGGTACTAGGCTAGACCAAGTAGCGCTGACACGGG AACACAACCAGGACGTACcggtggctgaggaggaggaggaggaggaggaggtgatggctgtgaaggatgaggaggaggtgattgtgaaggaggaggaggaggtgatggccctgaaggaggaggaggtgatggccctgaagaaggaggaggtgatggctgtggaggaggaggaggaggaggaggaggaggagtggaggcagGCACATCCCCGCATCATTGAAGTAGCGAACGGTCTTGCCGAGGCCCTGGAAGACCACTCCTATATGGCGTCTCAGGGCACACCAAGCCAGCCCTCCAGGCCCTCGCCAAGCCACCCCTACGCCCGCCCAGCCAGCCTCACCCCCACCCATCAACGCCAGCCCGGCCTACACAGGAGAAGCATCCGGGGAGCATCAACGTCACACCGCACACGGGATTTAGAATTACTTAACCAAATGTTCGAGGTTCACAAATCACTCGCTAATTCAGTTGAGAGATTGAATACCACATTGGAGGAGGGGTTTGCTCAAGTGACTCAGGCCGCTGGGGAAATTGCAACTGCCATTCGGTATGCTGCTGATAAGGTGTCTTGA